A single window of Bacteroidota bacterium DNA harbors:
- a CDS encoding EamA family transporter, whose translation MKQSATSWIILIVLSLVWGSSFILMKQGLIAFTSDEVAALRIAIAFIFLLPLLLKHFKSVDLKKDLKGLVLMGVFGNFIPAFLFTKAETEISSSLTGMLNALTPLFTVLIGALVYKTKIKNSQLLGVAVGLVGAVLLLGMNSGSESSKNLNYSLLVVAATFCYAISVNGIKKYLTEVNSVAASVWSFTIIGPMALVYLFSSTDFHSHLMEHPQGASSFGFICILAICGTALSIILFNNLIKAAGAVFAASCTYLIPIVAVGWGILDGESVGMIQFVSVAIIIVGVWLINKK comes from the coding sequence GTGAAACAATCTGCTACTTCCTGGATTATCTTAATTGTACTTTCGTTGGTATGGGGTAGCTCTTTCATTTTAATGAAACAAGGATTGATTGCCTTTACCAGTGATGAGGTGGCTGCTCTGCGAATTGCTATAGCTTTCATTTTTCTTTTACCTCTTTTATTGAAACATTTTAAAAGTGTTGACTTAAAAAAGGATTTAAAAGGTTTAGTGTTAATGGGGGTATTCGGCAATTTCATACCTGCCTTCTTATTTACCAAAGCCGAAACTGAAATCAGCAGTAGCTTAACCGGAATGCTAAATGCCTTAACACCTCTATTCACTGTTTTAATAGGGGCTCTGGTTTACAAAACAAAAATCAAAAACTCACAGCTGCTTGGTGTGGCGGTTGGATTAGTAGGAGCCGTGCTGCTTCTAGGTATGAATAGCGGAAGTGAATCTTCCAAAAATTTAAATTACAGTTTACTGGTAGTGGCCGCCACTTTTTGTTACGCCATCAGTGTTAACGGTATTAAAAAGTATTTAACTGAAGTAAATTCGGTTGCGGCCAGTGTCTGGTCATTCACTATTATCGGACCAATGGCTCTTGTTTATTTGTTTTCCAGTACTGATTTTCATTCTCATCTCATGGAGCATCCCCAAGGGGCTTCCTCCTTTGGTTTTATTTGCATACTCGCTATTTGCGGAACGGCTTTGTCGATCATTTTATTTAATAATTTAATTAAAGCAGCCGGTGCAGTATTTGCCGCGAGCTGTACTTATTTAATTCCGATCGTGGCGGTTGGTTGGGGAATTTTAGACGGCGAAAGCGTAGGAATGATTCAATTCGTTTCCGTTGCTATTATTATAGTGGGCGTTTGGCTCATCAACAAGAAATAA
- a CDS encoding methylated-DNA--[protein]-cysteine S-methyltransferase: MSDQKLHFEYLDTPIGEIELTSTSNELLSVLFVKVGKITLEKQPFSFSPINAEAKKQLQAYFNKELTSFALPLRPAGTDFQKTVWQELQKIPYGTTISYLNLAKRLGDENAIRAVAAANGKNPISIIIPCHRVIGSDGKLVGYSGELWRKKWLLEQESGQASLF; this comes from the coding sequence ATGTCAGATCAAAAACTGCATTTTGAATATTTGGATACTCCCATCGGCGAGATTGAACTAACATCAACCTCTAACGAGCTATTATCAGTTTTGTTTGTAAAGGTGGGCAAAATCACTCTTGAAAAGCAGCCATTTTCTTTTTCACCGATTAATGCGGAAGCAAAAAAGCAATTGCAGGCTTATTTTAATAAGGAACTAACGTCCTTCGCCTTGCCGCTTCGTCCTGCCGGCACCGATTTTCAAAAAACTGTTTGGCAGGAATTGCAAAAAATTCCATATGGCACAACCATCTCCTATTTAAATTTGGCAAAGCGATTGGGCGACGAAAACGCCATTCGAGCTGTAGCCGCCGCGAATGGAAAAAATCCAATATCTATTATCATTCCTTGTCACCGCGTGATTGGAAGCGATGGTAAGTTGGTGGGTTATTCGGGGGAGCTTTGGCGTAAGAAGTGGTTGCTGGAACAAGAAAGCGGTCAGGCTTCACTTTTCTAG
- a CDS encoding 3-hydroxyanthranilate 3,4-dioxygenase, with translation MITRPFNFKKWIDENRHLLKPPVNNKVVYKDAEFIVMVVGGPNSRKDYHYNESEEFFYQLEGDVIVQIQENGKAVEVPIKEGEIFLLPPRVPHNPRRFKNTIGLVMERKRRDGEKDGLMWFCEKCNEKLYDEYFTLTDITNQFQAVFEKFYNSKDLRTCKKCGHVMEPPPVIS, from the coding sequence ATGATTACACGCCCGTTTAATTTTAAAAAATGGATTGATGAAAATCGCCATTTACTGAAACCACCCGTTAACAACAAAGTGGTTTATAAGGATGCCGAATTTATTGTGATGGTAGTTGGCGGACCAAATTCGCGAAAGGACTATCACTATAATGAAAGTGAAGAGTTCTTTTATCAACTGGAAGGAGATGTGATTGTTCAGATACAAGAGAATGGTAAAGCAGTTGAAGTGCCAATTAAAGAGGGAGAAATATTTTTATTACCGCCACGAGTTCCACATAACCCACGTCGTTTTAAAAACACAATAGGCTTGGTGATGGAGAGAAAGCGTCGTGATGGTGAAAAGGACGGATTGATGTGGTTTTGCGAAAAATGTAACGAAAAACTATACGACGAATATTTTACCCTAACGGATATCACGAATCAGTTTCAGGCTGTCTTCGAAAAATTCTATAATTCCAAAGATTTACGCACCTGTAAAAAGTGCGGACACGTAATGGAACCACCACCTGTTATTTCCTAG
- a CDS encoding S46 family peptidase, giving the protein MKRLLVFILAIQFVFKPVAKADEGMWLPMLLGEQVYADMVKKGLKVTKEQLYSINQASIKDAIIIFGGGCTGEIVSKEGLIFTNHHCGYNAIAAASTVEHNYLRDGFWAKTKQEEIPAAGVHAQFLIKIVDVTDKVNEKIKDLKALELTQKLQGILTELANKETEGTGYEGRIASMFKGNQFLLFVYERYKDVRLVGTPAESIGKFGGDTDNWEWPRHTGDFSIFRVYMSKDGKAADYAADNVPYKAKYSLPVSIKGVKDGDFAMIFGYPGGTNRYETSYGVKLKTDIENPSLVALRDQRLKYMHEEMIKDPAVKLKLAGYYAGVANYWKFFDGESKQLLKFKTYEEKQANEAAFAAWAKGKPEFDNLFADYAKIYDAWRPYAKHRVYLNEGILGSPLIAMAANMQRLDALLSKKDVTKEEITKMVGMLKRAHAAFIEGEDVTSDKNILAFVTQSFYNEVDATQHPKGFYNWVNTKFGELKNKQCYTLLADYVFNNTMLLDAKKFEAFMANPDTAVLHKDAAFMIANTFSSNFNNNYQKYFMDFTSQNNYLGRTYLKGILEMNKGKKMYPDANFTMRVSYGQVKSYAPRDGVKYSHICTLKGVIEKYKPGDYEFDLPANLIEAAKKKDFGQYADPTVNDIVVGYITTNDITGGNSGSPVINAKGELIGLAFDGNYEALSHKIAFDKDLNRTINVDVRYVLWVIEKLGGATNIINELDLRKN; this is encoded by the coding sequence ATGAAACGTTTACTTGTATTTATTCTGGCCATTCAATTCGTATTTAAACCGGTGGCCAAAGCCGATGAAGGCATGTGGTTACCTATGTTATTAGGCGAACAGGTTTATGCCGACATGGTAAAGAAAGGATTAAAAGTTACCAAAGAACAATTATACAGCATCAATCAGGCAAGCATTAAAGACGCTATTATCATTTTTGGCGGCGGTTGCACAGGAGAAATTGTAAGTAAAGAAGGATTGATTTTTACCAATCACCATTGCGGGTATAATGCAATTGCTGCTGCTTCAACAGTTGAGCACAATTATTTACGCGACGGGTTTTGGGCAAAAACAAAACAAGAAGAAATTCCTGCTGCGGGTGTACACGCACAGTTTTTAATTAAAATTGTAGATGTTACAGATAAAGTAAACGAGAAAATAAAGGATTTAAAAGCACTTGAATTAACTCAGAAATTACAAGGAATCTTAACTGAACTTGCGAACAAAGAAACAGAAGGTACCGGCTACGAAGGTCGTATTGCTTCTATGTTTAAAGGCAATCAGTTTTTATTGTTTGTTTACGAGCGTTATAAAGATGTTCGCTTAGTGGGAACACCTGCAGAAAGCATTGGAAAATTTGGTGGTGATACTGATAATTGGGAGTGGCCTCGTCACACCGGCGACTTCTCTATTTTCCGTGTGTACATGAGTAAAGACGGAAAAGCTGCTGATTATGCTGCAGACAATGTTCCTTACAAAGCAAAATATTCTTTACCGGTTTCAATTAAAGGAGTAAAAGACGGGGATTTCGCAATGATTTTTGGATATCCGGGGGGTACCAACCGTTATGAAACTTCTTACGGTGTTAAATTAAAAACCGACATCGAAAATCCATCATTAGTTGCTTTACGTGATCAGCGTTTAAAGTACATGCATGAAGAAATGATAAAGGATCCGGCAGTAAAATTGAAATTAGCAGGATATTATGCAGGCGTTGCAAACTATTGGAAGTTTTTCGATGGCGAATCAAAACAATTATTAAAGTTTAAAACTTACGAAGAGAAACAGGCTAATGAAGCTGCATTTGCAGCGTGGGCAAAAGGTAAACCTGAATTTGATAATCTCTTTGCCGACTATGCAAAAATCTACGATGCGTGGAGACCATACGCAAAACACCGTGTGTATTTGAACGAAGGTATTTTAGGTTCACCATTAATTGCAATGGCGGCAAATATGCAAAGATTAGATGCTTTGTTAAGTAAAAAAGATGTAACGAAAGAAGAAATCACTAAGATGGTGGGCATGCTAAAAAGAGCACACGCCGCGTTTATTGAAGGTGAAGATGTTACTTCTGATAAAAACATTTTAGCTTTTGTTACTCAAAGTTTCTATAATGAAGTGGATGCTACGCAACATCCAAAAGGATTTTATAATTGGGTGAATACAAAGTTTGGCGAATTAAAAAATAAACAATGCTATACATTGTTGGCAGATTATGTGTTTAACAACACGATGTTGTTAGATGCAAAGAAATTTGAAGCTTTTATGGCTAATCCTGATACCGCGGTTCTGCACAAGGACGCTGCATTTATGATAGCAAATACTTTCAGCTCTAATTTCAATAACAATTATCAGAAATACTTTATGGACTTTACGTCACAAAATAATTATTTAGGACGTACTTATCTCAAAGGAATTTTAGAAATGAATAAGGGTAAGAAAATGTATCCGGATGCTAATTTCACGATGCGCGTTTCTTACGGTCAGGTTAAATCATATGCACCGCGCGATGGTGTTAAATACAGCCACATCTGTACATTAAAAGGCGTTATAGAAAAATACAAACCGGGCGATTATGAGTTTGATTTACCGGCTAACTTAATTGAAGCAGCTAAGAAAAAAGATTTTGGTCAGTATGCAGATCCAACCGTTAACGATATCGTTGTTGGTTACATTACTACTAATGATATTACTGGTGGAAACTCAGGTTCACCGGTTATCAACGCTAAAGGCGAATTAATTGGTTTGGCGTTTGACGGTAACTACGAGGCACTTAGTCATAAGATAGCATTCGATAAAGATTTAAACCGCACCATTAATGTGGATGTACGTTATGTGTTATGGGTTATCGAAAAATTGGGTGGCGCTACTAACATTATTAATGAATTGGATTTACGCAAAAACTAA
- a CDS encoding gliding motility-associated C-terminal domain-containing protein, translated as MKNTNIFKSLLVVAIIFQSVITFSQAKKEAPWFDRKAAEKEAAAKGIHYDDVEGYLFALEREFYAKVDAKNSTPVDPYAWNAKGINSTQGAACVNASFENTNFANWTGSTGNSNTCGPAGSQSPNYTQIGAAIVSPAGANAGLTNAQNYHTVMNIPATNPNYPTCNQFGYDSIAVKIVGTQTVSEIPHVCPFYTDGNSVRMNGAIANYRACKMRYNFALTPQNRNITYAFAVVFYGSHAANEQPYFKVSVTDQNNNPIGGTCGVYNVNGLQATTDTSFKTSAIGFSQVKYRPWRQYGVDLSSPAYATVTAVNLEFTVGGCCYGGHYGYAYVDAECSQGGAYSSMCAGTNTAVLTAPAGYVQYQWYQLPGMTPMPAGQGGNTGTLTINPAIVGQVYQVQMKTPTGCTITLNDTIKISGVQITSMGSTPTCPGGSSGTAIAQVIGSNVGYNFTWVNSANQVVGTNSVATNLPPGVYTVSVTAISCGVATATVQVGVAPPTYYTKSSPYCGNLAILTATTGTNYQWYQNLTPIPAAAGQPSLAVPNPVNGGVYYVTYTTPQGCKDSVRMVLSQIPGGSIYVSNVKPICATSGSVSYGVVNLSTTQLGPYTYTVTGPGGFSNLFGPTTSKKDSVTGLSIGTYTANVFDGACWYTQTFTVNPYTFSYTVTPTTQTTLCVTGTVPMAANFGTTVPTSCGPSTSGGCTTPNINQIGAGTVSNTQFSWPCIYGHYYRNNRHQLLFTAAELTAAGVQPGVISSIAFWVTSKLPNGTNSSGYIGTLPGFTIKMKCTNLTTLNSTWDNTGLTTVLAATNYSPVIGWNTHTFTTPYEWDGVSSILVDVCYALNTGVSWTSNPIMQSTNIGVVRTRYSFSDSQPMCGTTNFASTSVNRPNVRFGSCGATNPANFTYSWTPNYALTSTNTQSTISTPSVSTIYTITVNPINQVNCAQSQTVDIMVINPVTPTITSGAFCTNFAPTPISVTPTTGSWTPSAYLTGTGVFTPSLATVGSNTVAYTVGQGTCSATTTLNINVEQYNPATLTGSVTPLCVSDPTVNLMGIVANTTGTWTGTGVNANVFDPALSGPGTYFITYNTSSVPTLTLCPDVSTLQIDVHTIPTPTLTPMGPYCNTMPPSQILMAPPGGVIGGVNNNAVSLSGLFDPQLAIIGANTIGYTVTSGPCVKTATMDINVEKFVPATLTSTVGPYCWNATPTNLNGVVMQTGGTWSGPGVIGTTFDPTFSGSGLFTLTYSTHSMPTASLCPDVSTIAVQVNPQPIANIVTSTLTSCVPGSITFSSPNVNTGTGFWTFGDSNTASGLSATHTYTTPGNYFVTFDYMDNIGCRVFTQLPMPIVIYPSPVANFNILPDENITVATPEVEFINTSTVLQNNTYYWNVGNIMQFNTVNASYIFSEHGTMYITLVATNEYGCTDTITKLVDVKNDYGVWVPNSFTPNNDGVNDFFRPVFTPYGLDLSYYKMEIFDRWGERLFATQDYQTGWTGGMNNSGDPLKDDVYVYKLQFKTADGQVKHKTGHVTLIK; from the coding sequence ATGAAGAACACAAATATATTTAAGTCGTTACTGGTTGTAGCTATTATTTTCCAGTCGGTAATTACATTTTCTCAAGCTAAAAAAGAGGCGCCGTGGTTTGACAGAAAAGCAGCTGAGAAAGAAGCGGCTGCTAAAGGAATTCATTATGATGATGTTGAAGGATACTTATTCGCTTTAGAGCGTGAGTTTTATGCGAAGGTTGACGCTAAAAACAGTACTCCGGTTGATCCTTATGCTTGGAATGCAAAAGGAATAAACTCAACGCAAGGTGCCGCATGTGTTAACGCAAGTTTTGAAAATACAAATTTCGCAAACTGGACAGGTAGCACAGGAAATTCTAATACATGTGGGCCTGCAGGCTCTCAAAGCCCGAATTATACACAAATTGGCGCTGCTATTGTGAGCCCTGCCGGAGCAAATGCGGGACTAACTAATGCTCAGAACTATCATACCGTAATGAATATTCCGGCAACTAATCCTAATTATCCTACGTGTAACCAATTCGGCTATGATTCTATAGCTGTAAAAATTGTAGGAACTCAAACAGTTTCTGAAATTCCTCATGTTTGTCCTTTTTATACTGATGGAAATTCTGTTCGTATGAATGGAGCCATTGCAAATTACAGAGCCTGCAAAATGCGATATAATTTTGCATTAACTCCACAAAACAGAAATATTACTTATGCTTTTGCAGTTGTATTTTATGGATCACACGCTGCAAATGAACAGCCTTATTTTAAAGTTTCTGTAACCGATCAAAACAATAATCCAATAGGAGGAACATGTGGTGTTTACAACGTAAACGGATTGCAGGCAACTACAGATACTTCTTTCAAAACTAGTGCCATTGGATTTAGTCAAGTCAAGTACAGGCCTTGGAGACAATACGGTGTTGATTTAAGCTCACCGGCTTACGCAACAGTAACCGCCGTTAATTTGGAATTTACAGTAGGTGGTTGTTGTTATGGTGGGCATTATGGATATGCGTATGTGGATGCTGAGTGCTCTCAAGGTGGTGCTTATTCTAGTATGTGTGCAGGTACAAATACAGCGGTTTTAACTGCACCTGCAGGGTATGTTCAATATCAGTGGTATCAATTACCCGGTATGACGCCAATGCCTGCGGGTCAGGGTGGAAATACCGGAACATTAACGATTAATCCCGCTATTGTTGGTCAGGTTTATCAGGTTCAAATGAAAACACCAACCGGTTGTACAATTACATTAAATGACACGATTAAAATTTCAGGCGTGCAAATTACGAGTATGGGTTCAACTCCAACTTGTCCGGGCGGAAGTAGTGGTACAGCCATTGCACAGGTAATTGGAAGTAATGTAGGATATAATTTTACATGGGTGAATTCTGCTAATCAAGTCGTCGGAACTAATAGTGTTGCAACTAACCTTCCGCCGGGAGTGTATACTGTCTCTGTTACGGCGATTTCATGTGGTGTTGCCACAGCGACTGTGCAAGTGGGGGTTGCACCGCCTACTTATTATACGAAATCCTCGCCTTATTGCGGGAACCTAGCTATACTTACCGCAACAACAGGAACAAATTATCAATGGTATCAAAACTTAACGCCAATTCCTGCCGCCGCAGGTCAGCCAAGTTTAGCTGTACCAAATCCGGTTAACGGAGGTGTTTATTATGTTACTTATACAACTCCGCAAGGATGTAAAGATTCCGTCCGAATGGTATTATCACAAATTCCGGGTGGAAGTATTTATGTAAGCAATGTAAAACCAATTTGTGCAACCAGTGGTTCAGTATCCTATGGTGTTGTTAATCTATCTACGACGCAACTTGGTCCGTACACTTATACCGTAACAGGTCCTGGCGGATTCAGCAACTTATTCGGGCCAACAACTAGTAAAAAAGACAGCGTTACAGGTTTATCAATTGGTACTTACACAGCCAACGTATTTGATGGCGCGTGTTGGTATACGCAAACATTTACTGTAAATCCATATACATTCAGCTATACAGTAACGCCTACTACTCAAACAACACTTTGTGTAACCGGAACTGTTCCGATGGCAGCTAATTTTGGTACAACTGTTCCAACATCATGCGGTCCTTCAACTTCAGGAGGGTGCACTACCCCTAATATTAATCAAATTGGTGCCGGTACGGTAAGTAACACTCAGTTTTCTTGGCCGTGTATTTATGGACATTATTATAGAAATAACCGTCATCAATTGTTATTTACTGCTGCAGAATTAACCGCTGCAGGTGTTCAGCCCGGTGTAATTTCTTCAATTGCTTTTTGGGTAACATCTAAATTACCTAATGGAACCAACTCTTCCGGATATATTGGAACATTACCAGGCTTTACCATTAAAATGAAATGTACCAATTTAACTACATTAAACAGTACTTGGGATAATACCGGATTAACTACTGTATTGGCAGCAACAAACTATTCTCCGGTTATTGGTTGGAATACTCATACATTTACCACTCCTTATGAATGGGATGGAGTATCAAGTATTTTGGTGGATGTTTGCTACGCTTTAAACACAGGCGTAAGCTGGACCTCCAACCCAATTATGCAATCAACAAATATAGGCGTAGTAAGAACCCGCTATTCTTTCAGCGATAGCCAGCCAATGTGTGGAACTACCAATTTCGCATCCACAAGCGTTAATCGTCCTAATGTGCGTTTTGGAAGTTGTGGTGCAACGAATCCTGCAAACTTTACTTATAGCTGGACACCAAACTATGCTTTAACAAGTACCAACACGCAGAGTACAATTTCTACGCCAAGTGTAAGCACTATTTATACAATTACCGTTAATCCAATTAACCAAGTAAACTGTGCGCAATCACAAACAGTAGACATCATGGTGATTAATCCTGTTACGCCTACTATTACCAGCGGAGCTTTCTGTACAAATTTTGCACCTACTCCAATTAGTGTAACACCAACAACAGGTTCTTGGACTCCATCAGCCTATTTAACAGGAACAGGTGTATTCACCCCTTCATTGGCAACGGTTGGTTCAAATACCGTAGCGTATACAGTCGGGCAAGGAACTTGTTCGGCAACAACCACGCTTAATATTAATGTAGAGCAATACAATCCTGCAACCTTAACAGGATCTGTAACTCCGCTTTGTGTAAGCGACCCTACTGTTAACTTAATGGGTATTGTTGCAAATACAACAGGTACTTGGACAGGAACAGGAGTAAACGCTAACGTGTTTGACCCTGCATTATCTGGTCCGGGAACATATTTCATTACTTATAACACTAGCTCGGTTCCTACATTAACATTGTGTCCGGATGTTTCAACACTTCAAATTGATGTTCATACCATCCCAACACCAACGCTTACACCAATGGGACCATATTGTAACACAATGCCTCCATCACAAATATTAATGGCGCCTCCGGGTGGTGTTATAGGTGGTGTGAATAATAATGCAGTTTCACTTTCCGGATTATTTGACCCTCAATTAGCGATTATTGGTGCAAACACAATTGGTTATACTGTAACAAGCGGACCATGTGTTAAGACGGCAACAATGGATATTAACGTTGAGAAATTTGTTCCCGCCACATTAACTTCAACCGTTGGACCATATTGCTGGAATGCAACGCCAACTAACTTAAATGGAGTTGTTATGCAAACAGGCGGAACATGGAGTGGTCCTGGTGTTATTGGTACAACATTCGATCCTACATTCTCAGGTTCAGGATTGTTTACATTAACGTATTCAACACACTCTATGCCAACAGCAAGTTTATGTCCTGATGTTTCAACCATAGCGGTTCAGGTAAACCCTCAACCAATTGCAAACATTGTTACATCTACATTAACATCTTGTGTGCCGGGCTCAATCACATTCTCTTCACCAAATGTAAATACCGGTACCGGTTTCTGGACTTTTGGTGACAGCAACACTGCAAGTGGTTTATCTGCAACACACACCTATACTACACCTGGTAATTACTTTGTAACATTCGATTACATGGATAACATTGGTTGCCGTGTGTTTACTCAATTACCAATGCCAATTGTTATTTACCCATCTCCGGTAGCAAACTTCAATATTTTACCGGATGAAAATATTACAGTAGCTACACCTGAGGTTGAATTCATAAATACAAGTACAGTATTACAAAACAACACCTATTATTGGAATGTCGGTAATATAATGCAGTTCAACACGGTTAATGCAAGCTATATTTTCAGTGAGCACGGAACCATGTATATTACTTTAGTTGCAACAAACGAATACGGATGTACCGACACCATCACAAAATTAGTGGATGTGAAAAACGATTATGGTGTATGGGTGCCGAATTCATTTACGCCTAATAACGATGGTGTTAACGACTTCTTCCGCCCGGTATTTACACCTTACGGTTTAGATTTATCCTACTACAAAATGGAAATATTTGACCGTTGGGGTGAGCGTTTGTTTGCCACTCAGGACTATCAAACCGGCTGGACAGGCGGAATGAATAACAGCGGAGACCCTTTAAAAGATGATGTTTATGTTTATAAACTTCAATTCAAAACGGCCGACGGACAAGTAAAACATAAAACCGGTCACGTTACCCTGATAAAATAA
- a CDS encoding aspartate-semialdehyde dehydrogenase encodes MKVAVVGATGLVGTVMLQVLEERNFPVTELIPVASEKSVGKEIEFKGKKYKIHSIDQAVALKPEIALFSAGGSTSLEAAPKFAAAGTTVIDNSSAWRMDPTKKLVVPEINASALTAADKIIANPNCSTIQMVVALNPLHKKYKIKRVVVSTYQSVTGTGVKAVSQLNNERNGVKGEMAYKYPIDLNVIPQIDVFLDNGYTKEEMKMVNETKKIMGDNSIAVTATTVRIPVMGGHSESVNIEFENEFELKDIFEIMKNTPGIILQDDPANQIYPMPMNAHQKDEVFVGRIRRDESQPKTVNMWIVADNLRKGAATNAVQIAEYLMKSKLV; translated from the coding sequence ATGAAAGTTGCAGTAGTAGGCGCCACAGGATTAGTTGGCACCGTAATGTTACAAGTATTAGAGGAAAGAAATTTTCCGGTTACAGAATTAATTCCGGTTGCCTCCGAGAAATCAGTAGGTAAGGAAATTGAATTTAAAGGGAAAAAGTATAAGATACATTCCATTGATCAGGCTGTGGCATTAAAACCTGAAATTGCATTGTTTTCTGCCGGCGGAAGCACTTCACTGGAAGCAGCGCCCAAGTTTGCGGCTGCCGGAACAACCGTTATTGATAATTCTTCGGCATGGCGTATGGATCCAACTAAAAAATTAGTGGTTCCTGAAATTAACGCATCAGCGCTAACAGCTGCCGATAAAATTATCGCGAATCCCAATTGCTCCACTATTCAAATGGTGGTAGCGCTAAATCCGCTGCATAAAAAATATAAAATCAAGCGTGTTGTGGTGAGTACATATCAATCTGTTACAGGTACAGGGGTGAAGGCCGTTAGTCAGCTTAACAACGAAAGAAACGGTGTGAAAGGGGAGATGGCCTACAAATACCCAATTGATTTGAATGTGATTCCTCAAATCGATGTTTTCCTCGATAATGGCTATACCAAGGAAGAAATGAAAATGGTGAATGAGACGAAGAAAATTATGGGAGATAATTCAATTGCTGTGACTGCTACTACAGTGCGTATTCCAGTTATGGGCGGCCATAGTGAAAGCGTAAATATTGAGTTTGAAAACGAGTTTGAATTGAAAGATATTTTTGAAATCATGAAAAACACACCGGGCATAATTTTACAAGATGACCCGGCGAATCAAATTTATCCGATGCCAATGAATGCGCATCAAAAAGATGAGGTATTTGTTGGAAGAATTCGCAGAGACGAATCACAACCAAAAACAGTAAACATGTGGATTGTTGCCGATAATTTGAGAAAAGGAGCCGCTACCAACGCTGTACAGATTGCGGAGTATTTAATGAAAAGCAAATTGGTTTAA